The following are encoded together in the bacterium genome:
- a CDS encoding MFS transporter — MPAQPSALRALSHRSFLLFFIGVSIATTGQFMQSLAVPFYMNELTDSNFWVGSSAFAVLVPSLFMTPVAGIWSDRISRKAILFGSFFTQLACSAAFLALFAADLLTPWLMISIQVAVGVASGFQWAPTQAMTALLVPPEDLLSAVRFVSLSFTVGRALGPFLAGVTLYLLGPGPAFAFTIVGFAMGLALMAPMRLRPVEPVEQEPFLLQFRHGLEYVRHRPAMRLVMFTSFIVACVGAVFAFALVASVADDVFSLGDGGLAWLTGTFGFGSLVVGLYVTSNGDRHLRSRVEMAAVGVYALGVLAVGATPWLAFGFLGYFVFGAAHMAHGVTVNSALQVQVDEEYRGRVMSVWLMSVLSGLPVGSFIGGFLGDLVSMRFVLLLYGGLLAVFWAITVVRSNGFAGLNLGSD; from the coding sequence GTGCCCGCCCAGCCTTCTGCCCTCCGCGCCCTGTCACATCGGTCGTTCCTGCTGTTCTTCATCGGAGTGTCCATCGCCACCACCGGGCAGTTCATGCAGTCACTGGCCGTGCCCTTCTACATGAACGAGCTGACCGACTCGAACTTCTGGGTGGGCAGCTCTGCGTTCGCGGTGCTGGTCCCTTCGCTGTTCATGACCCCGGTGGCCGGCATCTGGAGCGACCGGATCAGCCGCAAAGCCATCTTGTTCGGATCGTTCTTCACCCAGCTGGCGTGCTCGGCAGCGTTCTTGGCTTTGTTCGCCGCCGACCTCCTCACCCCGTGGCTGATGATCAGCATCCAAGTGGCGGTGGGAGTGGCGTCGGGGTTCCAGTGGGCGCCCACCCAGGCGATGACCGCGCTGTTGGTGCCTCCCGAGGATCTTCTGTCGGCGGTGCGCTTCGTATCGCTGTCGTTCACGGTCGGACGGGCCTTAGGACCATTTCTCGCTGGCGTCACGTTGTACCTTTTGGGGCCTGGGCCAGCCTTCGCGTTTACCATCGTCGGCTTCGCGATGGGCTTGGCGTTGATGGCGCCGATGAGGCTGCGGCCGGTGGAGCCGGTTGAGCAGGAACCGTTCTTGCTGCAATTCCGCCACGGTTTGGAATACGTCAGACACCGTCCCGCCATGCGTCTGGTGATGTTCACATCATTCATCGTGGCCTGTGTCGGTGCGGTCTTTGCCTTCGCCTTGGTGGCCAGCGTGGCCGACGACGTTTTTTCTCTCGGCGATGGCGGCTTGGCCTGGCTCACCGGCACCTTTGGATTCGGATCGCTGGTGGTGGGCTTGTATGTCACCAGCAACGGAGACCGCCATCTTCGCTCCCGGGTCGAGATGGCCGCCGTCGGGGTATATGCCTTGGGGGTGCTGGCGGTGGGGGCTACCCCGTGGTTGGCGTTCGGTTTCTTGGGCTACTTCGTGTTCGGAGCGGCCCACATGGCCCACGGGGTCACGGTGAACAGTGCCCTGCAAGTGCAGGTGGACGAGGAGTATCGAGGCCGGGTGATGTCGGTGTGGTTGATGTCGGTGCTCTCCGGGTTGCCGGTCGGATCGTTTATCGGCGGTTTCCTAGGCGATCTCGTGTCGATGCGGTTCGTGCTGCTTCTCTATGGCGGGCTGCTGGCCGTGTTCTGGGCCATCACCGTGGTTCGATCCAATGGATTCGCCGGACTCAATCTTGGCTCCGACTGA
- a CDS encoding DUF2889 domain-containing protein, translating to MPQHESEPMLVRNRHGSGAFRRRLRMIAPDDKTVVVGLEDDMHHYEAALTHDGQRITGADAAGPRMPWEPCEGALDQLQLLVGCPLTTAASEVFAWTDVRQQCTHLYDAAVLGVLHAARGESGTRQYDATVPDWEEPPFDAWIERDGVEVLRWRMAARLEIESPEPFSGRAIRGGFVRWCEQVLRPEEAEAAWVLQRTTWLSGARLSELEDCDDAIESGLVADVCWTSQPERYHVAFRRRGTLRDHGPCPDGMLVDMPSRWPQLHNT from the coding sequence ATGCCCCAACATGAATCTGAGCCCATGTTGGTCCGCAATCGCCATGGCAGTGGAGCATTTCGCCGACGGCTGCGCATGATTGCCCCCGACGACAAGACCGTGGTTGTGGGGCTCGAGGACGACATGCACCACTACGAAGCCGCATTGACCCACGACGGACAGCGAATCACCGGAGCGGACGCGGCCGGACCCCGAATGCCCTGGGAGCCGTGCGAGGGGGCGCTCGACCAGCTCCAACTCCTGGTGGGCTGCCCGCTGACCACCGCCGCTTCCGAGGTCTTCGCATGGACCGATGTCCGCCAACAATGCACCCACCTCTACGATGCGGCCGTCCTCGGGGTGCTTCACGCCGCCCGGGGGGAGTCCGGCACCCGCCAGTACGACGCCACCGTGCCCGACTGGGAGGAACCACCATTCGACGCTTGGATCGAAAGAGACGGAGTTGAAGTGCTCCGTTGGCGGATGGCCGCCCGACTGGAGATCGAATCGCCTGAGCCGTTCTCCGGTCGTGCGATCAGGGGCGGCTTCGTCCGCTGGTGCGAACAGGTTCTGAGGCCAGAAGAGGCCGAGGCGGCATGGGTGCTCCAGCGCACCACCTGGCTTTCGGGAGCCCGACTCAGCGAGCTAGAGGACTGCGACGATGCCATCGAATCAGGGCTGGTCGCCGATGTCTGCTGGACGTCGCAGCCCGAGCGCTATCACGTCGCCTTCCGACGCCGGGGAACGCTGCGCGACCACGGCCCCTGTCCCGACGGGATGCTCGTCGACATGCCAAGCCGTTGGCCGCAGCTTCACAACACCTGA
- a CDS encoding MoxR family ATPase has protein sequence MALQEPEEGLFAEQFQSITGNIGRAIMGKADVLDLAVTCLLAEGHLLIEDAPGVGKTSLAKALAITVQAEFGRIQFTPDLLPSDVVGATIWNRAANTLDFQPGPVFSGIVVADEINRASPKTQSALLEAMAERQVTVDGTTHGLPRPFMVIATQNPLEHEGTYPLPESQLDRFLMRIEVGYPSKQAELDILDAHGTKNPLDSLRPALDSQAVNALADHAGAVFTAPGIKRYLVQIANATRNHPSLVLGMSTRATLALQRASRVRAASQGRDYVLPDDVKQLAIPVLAHRLLLNPQARARGTPPAQIVDEVMGSVPAPVE, from the coding sequence ATGGCTTTGCAAGAACCGGAGGAAGGACTGTTCGCCGAGCAGTTCCAATCCATCACCGGCAACATCGGCCGAGCCATCATGGGCAAGGCCGATGTCCTTGACTTGGCGGTGACCTGCCTGCTGGCCGAAGGGCACCTGTTGATCGAAGACGCCCCCGGCGTCGGCAAGACCAGCCTGGCCAAGGCCCTGGCCATCACCGTGCAGGCTGAGTTCGGCCGCATTCAGTTCACCCCTGACCTGCTCCCCTCCGACGTCGTGGGAGCGACCATCTGGAACCGTGCCGCCAACACGCTGGACTTCCAGCCTGGACCGGTGTTCTCCGGCATCGTGGTGGCCGACGAGATCAACCGGGCCTCACCGAAAACGCAGTCGGCGCTGTTGGAGGCCATGGCCGAGCGGCAGGTAACCGTCGATGGAACCACCCACGGCCTCCCCCGGCCGTTCATGGTCATCGCCACCCAGAACCCGCTGGAGCACGAGGGCACCTACCCGCTGCCCGAGAGCCAGCTCGACCGCTTTTTGATGCGGATCGAGGTGGGCTATCCCTCGAAACAAGCTGAGCTGGACATCCTCGACGCCCACGGAACCAAAAACCCGCTGGACTCCCTTCGTCCCGCGCTCGACTCGCAGGCCGTCAATGCCCTGGCCGATCACGCCGGCGCCGTGTTCACCGCCCCAGGGATCAAGCGCTACCTGGTGCAGATCGCCAACGCCACCCGAAACCACCCCAGCCTCGTCTTGGGAATGTCCACCCGGGCCACCCTCGCGCTGCAACGGGCCAGCCGAGTGCGAGCTGCCTCCCAAGGGCGCGACTATGTACTACCCGATGACGTGAAACAGTTGGCCATACCGGTGCTGGCCCACCGGCTACTGCTGAATCCCCAGGCCCGGGCCCGGGGCACGCCACCGGCGCAGATCGTGGACGAGGTCATGGGCTCGGTTCCGGCACCGGTCGAATAG
- a CDS encoding DUF58 domain-containing protein: MLTTSGWLLLIGSALLVAAGWIFGSDELLAVGVAGLAVAILSVAYVKVCQPLRVVTRSLKPQEVHVGDDCQVRLEMANPGRVRTPVLRLADDISFTTRRSTSSFQSPELLVAPVRTDEGLTVAYRLPTEERGRVKVGPLALTVTDPLGMSARRFQLGGQAEALVYPAMYPIGPPPRLPGSSFDAVRRSPMAQSGEELYGLRPFQRGDDPRRIHWRSSAHHDELIVRQYEEFSHTHTTVLLDTRSAQLDTEAGLERFEAMVSAAASICRASQNRGDQIRLATTADFDSGFGADSAHLYKIYEHLALVSPDIGSLIGAVEQLGREHGGGLIVALAAAVDGTESGSLMPLGSQFNSKTVVLFAGFDPAHTGQLPHQFIPGTTVLMVDGAMAFTDAWSAHTATGDEPLATPSPTAPSTAGHRP; encoded by the coding sequence GTGCTCACCACCTCAGGCTGGCTGCTCCTAATCGGGTCGGCGTTGCTGGTGGCCGCGGGTTGGATATTCGGCTCGGACGAATTGCTGGCGGTAGGGGTCGCCGGGCTGGCGGTGGCAATCCTCTCGGTGGCGTACGTCAAAGTCTGCCAGCCGCTGCGAGTGGTCACCCGCTCGCTCAAACCCCAGGAAGTACACGTCGGCGACGACTGCCAGGTGAGGCTGGAGATGGCCAACCCCGGACGGGTTCGCACCCCGGTGCTGCGCCTGGCCGATGACATCTCGTTCACCACCAGGCGTTCAACCAGCTCCTTTCAGTCCCCCGAACTGCTGGTGGCACCGGTTCGGACCGATGAGGGGCTGACCGTTGCCTACCGGCTTCCCACCGAGGAGCGGGGTCGGGTCAAAGTGGGACCGCTTGCGCTGACGGTGACCGACCCGCTGGGCATGTCAGCCCGCCGTTTCCAACTCGGCGGTCAGGCCGAGGCGCTGGTCTACCCCGCGATGTACCCCATCGGGCCTCCCCCACGCCTGCCGGGTAGTTCGTTCGACGCCGTTCGGCGCAGCCCCATGGCCCAAAGCGGCGAGGAACTCTACGGACTGCGCCCGTTTCAAAGGGGCGACGACCCCCGGCGCATCCACTGGCGTTCGTCGGCCCACCACGACGAGTTGATCGTGCGCCAATACGAGGAGTTCTCCCACACCCACACCACCGTTCTGCTTGACACCCGGAGCGCACAGTTGGACACCGAAGCCGGCTTGGAGCGTTTCGAGGCCATGGTTTCGGCCGCGGCCAGCATCTGCCGGGCAAGCCAGAATCGGGGAGACCAGATCCGTTTGGCCACCACCGCGGATTTCGATAGCGGCTTTGGTGCCGACTCCGCTCACCTGTACAAGATTTACGAGCACTTGGCCCTGGTCAGCCCCGATATCGGCAGCCTGATCGGCGCGGTCGAGCAGCTGGGACGGGAGCACGGCGGAGGGCTCATCGTGGCCCTGGCCGCCGCCGTCGACGGTACCGAGTCCGGTTCCTTGATGCCCCTGGGCTCCCAATTCAACTCCAAGACAGTGGTGCTGTTCGCTGGTTTCGATCCGGCCCATACGGGACAGTTGCCGCACCAGTTCATCCCCGGAACGACCGTGCTGATGGTGGATGGGGCCATGGCATTCACCGATGCGTGGTCAGCGCATACCGCCACCGGCGATGAGCCCCTGGCCACCCCCAGCCCAACCGCCCCTAGCACCGCTGGACACCGCCCATGA